agcctcctcgagctctcgGTCTTCGCGCAACCACTGGTGCCacatcttcgtcttcatcagcCTTGTCAGCCTCCTTGTCAGCCTCCTTGCCAGCTTCCTTGTCCATTCCgcccatctcttcatcctcatcctcgtcctcgtcctcgtcctcgctctCACTCTCAGTGCTGACACGCCTCCTCTTGCGGGCTTCTCCATCGCTATCATCTTGCGAAGTCTccccctcctcgtcctcctctaTGGTACCGTCCATGGCCTTGCGGATAAAGTCATCCTTGTCTGAACCCTCGTCGTCAGAGCTTGCGACAGCTGCCTTAGTTGCCCGGGCACGCTTGCGAAGCGTCGTACCACGAGCTGACTTGCCCACCATGGCGTCCTCGCCCTGAGCAGTCGCCCTAGCATGCGCAGCCTGCGCCGCGATTTCGCGCTCTCGGGCGAAGAaggcctcgtcctcttccagTGTGAattcgtcgtcgctgtctCTTACGAATTCGGTGGACTTGATGTTCATGTGCTTTTCGTGGTCggtctttttcttctttcgcCTCcgctcttccttctcctcctcagtaAGTGGGCGCCGCTTCTTGCGtgccttcttgggcttgtctTTGCCATTCTCATCAATGACCTTTCGCACCGTAGGTCCGCCCTTGGGGAATAGTGGCACACCATCCAggtcgccgtcgtcgtcatcatcatcatcaaagGCTGCCTTCTTTGGCGGAGGAGGCTTGCGCTTAAGCTGGTGCTCTGCAAGGACGCCCTCCTCGAATGTTGGGGGGCTGAACTCGGCTTGGTTAATGAAGTGGATGGCATCCTTGAGGCCATCAGCCGACAAGTCTCCAGGTATAATCCACGCAGACTCGGGTGTCTCCTCCGAACCTGGGCTGAGAAGTCGGAGGCCGCTGAGGTTCATCAGCAGACGGAAGTAAGAGTTCTTGAACATGGCTGTCCGGCGGGCATTGTCATCCGGACGAACATCTGGACTTTGTTAGTAACTACAAGTCGTTGGGACGAGAGAAAACTCACGAAATATTGGTGCCATCTTTGGCTCTGGCACTGTCGGTtgttcttcctcgtcatcttgtGTTGGCTCGGGTGGAGGCATCGCCTCCTGAGCGTCAGCCCACGCCCGCCGCTCAGTCTCGGCTTCAGCAAGAACCTTCTTGAGCCAAGCAATGTGTTCTCCCTGATTCTTGTCCAGCATCGCTCCCACCACGATGGCGATTTGTCGATCCAGTTCCTCCGTGTCGTCCTTGAAGACAAGCTCTGCTCCAGGTCTCGTCTTGCTGGCTGTTGTCACTGTCTGTCGCTCGTAACCATACTCAAGGAAGAATGCGGTGCCTGATAGCTTGCTGAAGAGCATTTCTACAATGAGCTCTGGTCGTTGTTCGATCTTCTTGAAGCACTTGCGCAAGATCTGCTTGACCAGCTCTTCCCATTCCTTGAACATGCTAGACGACTTGTCCAAGGCAGCAGGCCCCTTGATCATGTTGtagaagagatggatgatgtcTACACGGAAGAGCATGACACTCGCTTCCTGCTTGAAGGCCACCCGGTAAAAATACCGATGTATTCGCTTCAGCTGTTCATCATTCATGTCGCGATAGAACTTGGTAAAGGCCACAAAGGTATCGACTACACCCTGAGGAGTAAAGCGTGACGCAAACCGATGAAAGTCGAACTTGCGTTCCTTTGTCGTGCGTTCTGCGGTCTGGGCGTCATTGTCTGAATCGTCGTTTTCTtcgttgtcgttgtcgatccctgctgcatcttgtgctgccttcttcttctgacGAGTGCGCTTGCGAGAGCGGACTTGCATGTCAATGTTTTGTTTGGAGTATCCTTCTAGAATACGCAAAAAGTGGTGGACGAGTTCTGTGGCAGCGTCGAGGTAGTTGAAGCCCTGGTCTTTGTAGTTTCGGATAATGTTTGCAATGGCGTCGTGGGTAGACTCTTCATAGAAGAGACGGCTGAGTACGTTCTCAGCAATCTCCTCGTTGTCTTCATTTCCAGAATCTGACATCTCTTGAACTGTCAGTAGAATCTGAGTGAAGCAGCGCATGACAGCCGTGAGCTCATGCCAGTCCTTCATGTCAAGGGACTCATGAAGAGCCttgttgagggtgatgaACATCTCTTGGTTGAGAACTCCAGCAACgaggttgaagctgctgaCATCCTCATCGGTCTTCTTGCCAGCCTGTTTCCTCGCCTTGCGTCTCATGCGCTCCGCTTCGAGGAACCATGCAACCAGGTAGAAAAACTGACGACGATGGTACTGCATGAGATATGGGGCCTCTCGATCAATCGTCTTACGGATATGTTGAAATAGGGGGTTGAAGCCAGAGTCGAGAAATTCTTCCACAAATGATCTCAGTTGGTCGTAAGCTCGCGAGTTGAGCTTAGCCGGGAGTCCGAggtccttctcatccttgtctGCTTTCCGTGCTCGGCGAGGCGGTCGGAATGTCTTTGTGTTGTCCATTTTCTGATTCTGCATCGACGCATCGGCGAGCGCATCTTGACCCGAGAGTGACGACATCTtgccatcctctctcttgaCCCAGATCATGGTGCCGAACCGATTATGCCGTGTCGGCCCCTTTCGATTGTACGCCTTCAGCATCGACGACTCCTtattcatcatggcagcGAGTTccccagccttggccttgctcaGCTGCTGCTCGTTCATAAACAACTTCTCAATGTCGACTTGCTTGACCAGGTGGTATATAATCTCCATAACCGACGTATCCTCAGTCCTAAAGTCATCTCCCATGTTGGAAGCGAGCGTCAGGAGAACAAGAAAGATGTCTTGGTAGGAAAATGCGTCGATGGTAGCTGATCTCGATATCTGGGACTCGTCGCCATCATATTTGACGTCGGGGGGCGGCTCGATCATGGCAATATTCCGTAGGAAGAAGAGAACTAGCTTGATGATTCCTTGGTCGCGCTGAGTTCGATCGCCGATTGGTATCGCCATTGAGGGAAGGGCCACTCGAACCGCCGTGTGGAGAACCCTTGCTCCGTCAAAGTTGATAATGGCCCTCTTGTATGCCACCTGCGCCAGCTCCAGAACAGGCATGTGACGATGGTGGTTCACCGTCATGCGCTCCCTGTCGCGTTCCATCGGCC
This genomic interval from Fusarium keratoplasticum isolate Fu6.1 chromosome 9, whole genome shotgun sequence contains the following:
- a CDS encoding Topoisomerase 1-associated factor 1; translated protein: MELADGTIDIVHPEVRAHVNSLVSALGGISADDDGRYQLGDDALEVLRDLKRWIRFYDEKTNRMDVARCIHQANLIEGDLLPILATWPENAMDSKFKSRMALACFELMVPLTWPMERDRERMTVNHHRHMPVLELAQVAYKRAIINFDGARVLHTAVRVALPSMAIPIGDRTQRDQGIIKLVLFFLRNIAMIEPPPDVKYDGDESQISRSATIDAFSYQDIFLVLLTLASNMGDDFRTEDTSVMEIIYHLVKQVDIEKLFMNEQQLSKAKAGELAAMMNKESSMLKAYNRKGPTRHNRFGTMIWVKREDGKMSSLSGQDALADASMQNQKMDNTKTFRPPRRARKADKDEKDLGLPAKLNSRAYDQLRSFVEEFLDSGFNPLFQHIRKTIDREAPYLMQYHRRQFFYLVAWFLEAERMRRKARKQAGKKTDEDVSSFNLVAGVLNQEMFITLNKALHESLDMKDWHELTAVMRCFTQILLTVQEMSDSGNEDNEEIAENVLSRLFYEESTHDAIANIIRNYKDQGFNYLDAATELVHHFLRILEGYSKQNIDMQVRSRKRTRQKKKAAQDAAGIDNDNEENDDSDNDAQTAERTTKERKFDFHRFASRFTPQGVVDTFVAFTKFYRDMNDEQLKRIHRYFYRVAFKQEASVMLFRVDIIHLFYNMIKGPAALDKSSSMFKEWEELVKQILRKCFKKIEQRPELIVEMLFSKLSGTAFFLEYGYERQTVTTASKTRPGAELVFKDDTEELDRQIAIVVGAMLDKNQGEHIAWLKKVLAEAETERRAWADAQEAMPPPEPTQDDEEEQPTVPEPKMAPIFHVRPDDNARRTAMFKNSYFRLLMNLSGLRLLSPGSEETPESAWIIPGDLSADGLKDAIHFINQAEFSPPTFEEGVLAEHQLKRKPPPPKKAAFDDDDDDDGDLDGVPLFPKGGPTVRKVIDENGKDKPKKARKKRRPLTEEEKEERRRKKKKTDHEKHMNIKSTEFVRDSDDEFTLEEDEAFFAREREIAAQAAHARATAQGEDAMVGKSARGTTLRKRARATKAAVASSDDEGSDKDDFIRKAMDGTIEEDEEGETSQDDSDGEARKRRRVSTESESEDEDEDEDEDEEMGGMDKEAGKEADKEADKADEDEDVAPVVARRPRARGGFLMDSDDDE